From one Lolium rigidum isolate FL_2022 chromosome 4, APGP_CSIRO_Lrig_0.1, whole genome shotgun sequence genomic stretch:
- the LOC124705860 gene encoding non-specific lipid-transfer protein 2P-like, with protein MAMARAVAMCAVLAVMMVAPSAVVGRAMAPARASAAGQTCDVGKLIPCGPAIIGGTPPSDSCCSNLKAQEGCFCQYAQDPAYSGYIDSPNARKTLASCGITLPTCPR; from the coding sequence atggccatggctagggCGGTGGCGATGTGCGCGGtgctggcggtgatgatggtggcgcCATCGGCGGTGGTGGGTAGGGCGATGGCGCCGGCCAGGGCGTCGGCGGCGGGCCAGACGTGCGACGTGGGGAAGTTGATCCCGTGCGGGCCGGCGATCATCGGCGGGACGCCGCCGTCAGACTCGTGCTGCTCGAACCTCAAGGCGCAGGAAGGGTGCTTCTGCCAGTACGCGCAGGACCCGGCTTACTCCGGCTACATCGACAGCCCCAACGCCCGCAAGACCCTCGCCTCCTGTGGCATCACCCTCCCCACCTGTCCGCGGTAG